One genomic region from Granulicella aggregans encodes:
- a CDS encoding SOS response-associated peptidase → MEKIAMCGRYRRKSDKQQIAEAFHVKGPSIDSLMLTPNDDIRPTTFQPIIRADEEGAPLIELARWGFVPFWQKGDKFPPTTFNARAEGIEKAPMWRHSLEAKRCLVPADSFFEWKHIAKKGNPKYEFLVGGGIPFAFAGLWSGWTNPADKTELHSFTIITTDPNSLLEQYHNRMPAILKPSEYARWLSGDRVPIDLLRPFDAEAMTATCVDPGTAVTAKEASLFDSL, encoded by the coding sequence GTGGAGAAGATCGCCATGTGTGGTCGCTATCGCCGCAAGTCAGATAAACAACAGATCGCCGAGGCGTTTCATGTCAAAGGACCAAGCATCGACTCGCTGATGCTCACGCCGAACGATGACATCCGCCCCACCACCTTTCAGCCGATCATCCGGGCAGACGAAGAGGGCGCTCCGTTGATTGAGCTTGCCCGTTGGGGCTTCGTTCCCTTCTGGCAGAAGGGGGACAAGTTTCCGCCAACAACATTCAATGCGCGGGCAGAAGGCATCGAGAAGGCTCCCATGTGGCGGCATTCTCTTGAGGCCAAAAGATGCCTGGTTCCAGCGGATAGCTTTTTCGAGTGGAAGCATATCGCAAAGAAAGGCAATCCAAAGTACGAGTTTCTAGTCGGAGGCGGTATTCCCTTCGCGTTCGCCGGTCTCTGGAGTGGCTGGACGAATCCCGCCGACAAGACTGAACTGCACAGCTTTACCATCATCACAACCGACCCGAATTCCCTGCTGGAGCAGTACCACAATCGAATGCCCGCGATTCTCAAACCTAGCGAATATGCCCGGTGGCTCAGTGGAGATAGGGTTCCGATTGACCTGCTGAGACCCTTTGACGCGGAAGCAATGACTGCAACCTGTGTCGATCCAGGGACAGCAGTGACAGCGAAAGAAGCATCTCTCTTCGATAGTCTTTAG